In the Quercus lobata isolate SW786 chromosome 5, ValleyOak3.0 Primary Assembly, whole genome shotgun sequence genome, one interval contains:
- the LOC115991781 gene encoding photosystem I reaction center subunit III, chloroplastic: MSLTIPTNLSKPILKPKLSSSPIPKSRPTIVCSSQNSNQDEQNTTSPLKAFSAALALSSILVSAPVLPANADIAGLTPCKESKQFAKREKQQIKKLESSLKLYAPDSAPALAIKASVEKTKRRFDNYGKQGLLCGSDGLPHLIVSGDQRHWGEFITPGILFLYIAGWIGWVGRSYLIAIRDEKKPTQKEIIIDVPLASSLLFRGFIWPVAAYRELVNGDLVVKDV, encoded by the coding sequence ATGTCTCTAACCATCCCCACGAATCTCTCAAAACCCATTTTGAAGCCAAAGTTGAGCTCTTCACCCATCCCGAAATCAAGGCCTACGATTGTATGCAGCTCCCAAAACAGCAACCAAGATGAGCAAAACACAACTTCACCATTGAAGGCCTTCTCAGCTGCACTAGCTCTCTCTTCCATTCTTGTCTCAGCCCCAGTACTCCCAGCCAATGCTGACATCGCGGGTCTAACCCCATGCAAAGAGTCCAAGCAATTCGCCAAACGTGAAAAGCAacaaatcaaaaagcttgagtCCTCATTGAAGCTTTACGCACCCGACAGTGCACCAGCTCTGGCTATCAAAGCCTCAGTAGAAAAGACAAAGCGTAGGTTCGACAATTATGGAAAACAGGGCTTGCTTTGTGGGTCTGATGGGCTTCCTCATTTGATTGTGAGCGGTGACCAGAGGCACTGGGGTGAGTTCATCACTCCTGGGATTCTGTTCCTGTACATTGCTGGGTGGATCGGGTGGGTGGGTCGGAGCTACCTGATTGCTATAAGGGATGAGAAGAAGCCAACCCAGAAGGAGATCATCATTGATGTGCCTTTGGCTTCGAGTTTGCTTTTCAGGGGTTTCATTTGGCCTGTGGCTGCTTACAGAGAGTTGGTGAATGGTGATCTTGTTGTCAAGGATGTCTAA